One stretch of Candidatus Alcyoniella australis DNA includes these proteins:
- a CDS encoding zf-HC2 domain-containing protein, whose translation MSKITHEQVLAQLSEYFEGELDNARSAAFDEHLAGCADCRRELELMSRTVKLLGALGEEPVPAALRARVMERIEHDPWWRKVSRALLGEGRYVPARALAYVFLAVFLGVVLVQFPFGSFQDNYIQSGRVMVDANKSQPAPAVPPVDAPIELAELEAAHDELETVALVAEGETSAGMLDDAVDRLAQVEESDATAGLDAVALGGHPSRTEERARSIESSGLGNMVDESRAMQPVEARESSVVTGTAGGALAPAPPAQEHKSVALSPDEPDDKELAATSTIEQPAMPWGALEASPTPVGGVEYTSSRTPRSDSEPVWPSRLFGERLRERMAPKPEAQQPSPPLFGAVPSERGESEEEALDVDKPLAGVELPFIEQYSGVYSGVTTRSQLVLHDAGSFAALWNKIFGITVPLPDVPPVDFEHNFAVAAFLGERASGGFKVRIENVLWSTDRLVVYVNQSLPDPNSAVTLALTQPYHVVILPRQVPGTDVTIGRDVVVEFVLH comes from the coding sequence ATGAGTAAAATCACGCACGAACAGGTCCTCGCGCAACTCTCCGAGTATTTCGAGGGCGAGCTGGACAACGCACGATCCGCGGCGTTTGACGAGCATCTCGCGGGCTGCGCCGATTGCCGGCGCGAGCTCGAGCTGATGTCGCGAACCGTCAAGCTGCTCGGCGCTTTGGGCGAAGAGCCGGTCCCGGCCGCGTTGCGCGCCAGGGTGATGGAGCGCATCGAGCACGATCCATGGTGGCGCAAGGTCAGCCGGGCGCTGCTGGGCGAGGGGCGCTACGTTCCTGCGCGCGCCCTGGCCTACGTGTTCCTGGCGGTCTTCCTCGGAGTGGTGCTGGTCCAATTCCCCTTTGGCTCGTTCCAAGACAACTACATACAAAGCGGCCGGGTGATGGTCGACGCCAACAAGTCCCAGCCCGCGCCTGCGGTGCCGCCGGTCGACGCGCCAATCGAACTTGCCGAGCTCGAGGCTGCGCACGATGAACTCGAGACCGTCGCGCTGGTAGCCGAAGGCGAGACGTCTGCCGGGATGCTCGACGACGCTGTGGACCGCCTGGCCCAGGTCGAAGAATCGGATGCAACAGCGGGGCTGGACGCCGTGGCCCTGGGCGGGCATCCGTCGCGAACCGAAGAGCGGGCCCGATCGATCGAGTCCTCGGGCCTAGGCAACATGGTTGACGAATCACGCGCGATGCAACCAGTAGAAGCGCGCGAATCCAGCGTTGTAACCGGGACCGCGGGCGGTGCGCTGGCCCCGGCGCCGCCTGCCCAAGAGCACAAGAGTGTGGCCCTCTCGCCCGACGAGCCCGATGACAAGGAACTTGCCGCAACATCGACAATCGAACAGCCCGCCATGCCCTGGGGCGCGCTGGAGGCCTCACCGACTCCGGTGGGCGGCGTGGAGTACACCAGCTCGCGCACGCCCCGCTCCGACTCCGAGCCGGTCTGGCCCTCGCGGCTGTTCGGCGAACGGCTGCGCGAAAGGATGGCGCCCAAGCCCGAGGCGCAGCAGCCCTCACCGCCGCTGTTCGGCGCAGTCCCGTCCGAGCGCGGTGAATCAGAGGAAGAAGCTCTGGACGTCGACAAGCCGCTCGCGGGCGTCGAACTGCCGTTCATCGAGCAGTACTCGGGGGTCTACAGCGGCGTGACGACCCGCAGCCAGCTGGTGCTGCACGACGCAGGCAGCTTCGCAGCGCTGTGGAATAAAATCTTCGGCATCACCGTACCTCTACCCGATGTGCCGCCGGTGGACTTCGAGCACAACTTCGCCGTGGCTGCGTTCCTGGGCGAACGCGCGTCCGGCGGATTCAAGGTGCGAATCGAAAACGTGCTTTGGAGCACCGACCGGCTGGTGGTTTACGTCAATCAATCGCTGCCCGACCCGAACAGCGCCGTGACCCTGGCTTTAACCCAGCCGTACCACGTTGTGATCCTGCCCAGACAGGTGCCGGGAACCGACGTCACTATCGGCCGCGACGTGGTAGTCGAGTTCGTCCTGCACTAA
- a CDS encoding aminotransferase class III-fold pyridoxal phosphate-dependent enzyme, which translates to MPESQPRIDAQRKKQIEKVFGRHVNLGQVKYLKAGHLDVLETQRKGVNFTDPLTGREFIDCFTSAGCFNVGRHNEEVMRALDAALDELDMGSFYLPSEAKLELARRLVELAPGDLSRVLFAAGGGDAVDCAIKLARGATGRPEVISTIKGYHGHTGFALSANGKEHYRDYCEPLIPGFKFAPFNNLAAIKALVGKQTAAIIVEPIQGEAGIFVGDDQYLRGLRRLCDEHGCLLIFDEIQTGFGRTGKLWACEHSGVIPDVMTLAKSIGAGLYPNAAVLYRPRENLAAYVEGNPQFHISYSGGTDLGCRVSLAVIDFIVRERLWENAERQGAKLREVLEQLMAENPKIIKQVRGKGLMIGIEYIHEFLGPMMSDALAQNGVFAAYSGNAPQVMRFMAPIVINDEQLERLIVAIRNSIDSMKKLLPLALPAARVPALLRMLNNEQAQIVLFGLIRRVEDAAAAASSAFKGGER; encoded by the coding sequence ATGCCGGAATCCCAGCCTCGGATCGACGCCCAGCGCAAGAAGCAGATTGAGAAGGTATTCGGCAGGCACGTCAACCTCGGCCAGGTCAAGTACCTCAAGGCCGGGCACCTCGACGTGTTGGAGACCCAGCGCAAGGGGGTCAACTTCACCGACCCGCTGACCGGTCGCGAGTTCATCGACTGCTTTACCTCGGCCGGCTGCTTTAACGTCGGTCGCCACAACGAAGAGGTGATGCGCGCGTTGGACGCGGCGTTGGACGAGCTGGACATGGGCTCGTTCTACCTGCCCAGCGAGGCCAAGCTGGAGTTGGCCAGGCGGCTGGTCGAGCTGGCGCCGGGTGATCTGAGCCGCGTACTGTTCGCCGCGGGCGGCGGCGACGCGGTGGACTGCGCGATCAAGCTCGCGCGCGGGGCCACGGGCCGCCCCGAGGTGATTTCGACGATCAAGGGCTATCACGGGCACACCGGGTTCGCCCTTTCGGCCAACGGCAAAGAGCACTATCGCGACTACTGCGAGCCGCTGATTCCGGGCTTCAAGTTTGCGCCGTTCAACAACCTGGCCGCAATCAAGGCCCTGGTCGGCAAGCAGACCGCGGCGATCATCGTCGAGCCGATTCAGGGCGAGGCCGGGATCTTCGTGGGCGACGATCAATATTTGCGCGGCCTGCGCAGGCTGTGCGACGAGCACGGCTGCCTGCTGATCTTCGACGAGATCCAGACCGGGTTCGGCCGCACGGGCAAGCTCTGGGCCTGCGAGCACTCCGGCGTGATTCCCGACGTGATGACCCTGGCCAAGTCGATCGGCGCGGGGCTTTACCCCAACGCGGCGGTGCTCTATCGCCCGCGCGAAAATCTTGCGGCCTACGTCGAGGGCAACCCGCAGTTCCACATCAGCTACTCCGGCGGCACCGACCTGGGCTGCCGCGTATCGCTGGCCGTGATCGACTTCATCGTGCGCGAGCGGCTGTGGGAGAACGCCGAGCGCCAGGGAGCTAAGCTGCGCGAGGTTTTGGAACAACTGATGGCCGAGAATCCGAAGATCATCAAACAGGTGCGCGGCAAGGGGCTGATGATCGGCATCGAGTACATCCACGAGTTCCTCGGGCCGATGATGTCCGACGCCCTGGCGCAGAACGGCGTGTTCGCGGCCTACTCGGGCAACGCGCCCCAGGTGATGCGCTTTATGGCGCCGATCGTGATCAACGATGAGCAGCTCGAACGCTTGATCGTTGCGATTCGCAACTCGATTGACTCGATGAAGAAGCTGCTGCCGCTGGCGCTGCCCGCAGCGCGCGTGCCCGCGTTGCTGCGAATGCTCAACAACGAGCAGGCGCAGATCGTGCTCTTTGGCCTGATCCGACGCGTCGAGGACGCGGCTGCGGCTGCATCGTCCGCGTTTAAAGGGGGTGAGCGATGA
- a CDS encoding VCBS repeat-containing protein: MRRIFRRTVVTLALAIIFTASAAAQIEQLPGFPQTVALNSMFWGQHGLTVADIDGDPQLELIAATMGQRLIAWDPDGTELFNVALSGLAATPAAVGDVLGDSSPEIVVNTRDLTGGNPQPKLHVFSGSGALLNSTALPHSGAMYNEPTLADLDGDGKLEIIVGEHGSGVGYLYAYNGDLSAAAGPWPVALDHVPATSAAVGDVDNDGQPEIAICSFRSLYLFERDGALMDGFPRTIADETYSYGSPALVDLDGDGTLEILSVTHGDLNRVHATDIDGAELEGWPFDLGDAWSYCPPAVGDIDQDGNPEVVVGRAGGLYEADNLFVIEHDGSAFPGFPLLITGGVEGNIVLADISGDSRLEIIFTNNLRDGDYGFVFGVDAQGAALPGFPLRPYGIVYLNGPTLADLDRDGSPELVVLGSYLEQSQGSVNVYTCADWSFGPGMVHWATSQADNRRSGMYNPYLPDDDDDDTGDDDDADDDDAGGGDDDDCPGDDDTGDDAVCCG, translated from the coding sequence ATGAGACGCATCTTCAGACGGACGGTTGTTACGCTGGCCCTGGCGATTATTTTTACCGCGTCCGCAGCAGCACAGATCGAACAGTTGCCCGGTTTTCCCCAGACCGTGGCGCTCAACAGCATGTTCTGGGGCCAGCACGGCCTGACGGTCGCGGACATCGACGGTGATCCGCAACTCGAGCTGATCGCCGCCACCATGGGTCAGCGGCTGATCGCCTGGGATCCGGACGGAACCGAGCTGTTCAACGTGGCGCTCAGCGGCCTGGCCGCGACCCCCGCGGCCGTGGGCGACGTGCTGGGCGACTCGTCCCCGGAGATCGTAGTCAACACCCGCGACCTCACCGGGGGCAATCCTCAGCCCAAGCTGCACGTGTTCTCCGGCAGCGGCGCATTGCTGAACTCCACGGCCCTGCCGCACTCGGGCGCAATGTACAACGAGCCGACCCTGGCCGACCTGGACGGTGACGGCAAACTCGAGATCATCGTCGGTGAACACGGCAGCGGCGTGGGTTACCTCTACGCCTATAACGGCGACCTGAGCGCGGCGGCCGGTCCCTGGCCCGTGGCCCTGGATCACGTGCCCGCCACCTCCGCGGCAGTGGGCGATGTGGACAACGACGGCCAACCCGAAATCGCGATCTGCTCCTTTCGCAGCCTGTACTTGTTCGAGCGCGACGGCGCGCTGATGGACGGTTTTCCGCGGACCATCGCCGATGAGACCTACAGCTACGGCAGCCCGGCGCTGGTCGACCTGGACGGCGACGGCACGCTGGAGATCCTCAGCGTGACCCACGGCGATCTCAACCGCGTGCACGCCACGGACATCGACGGCGCGGAGCTTGAGGGCTGGCCTTTTGATCTGGGCGACGCCTGGAGCTACTGTCCGCCGGCAGTGGGCGACATTGACCAGGACGGCAATCCGGAGGTTGTCGTGGGCCGCGCGGGAGGACTGTACGAGGCCGACAACCTTTTCGTGATCGAGCACGACGGTTCGGCATTCCCCGGCTTCCCGCTGTTGATCACCGGCGGGGTCGAGGGCAACATTGTGCTGGCAGACATCAGCGGCGACTCGCGGCTGGAGATTATCTTCACCAACAATCTGCGCGACGGCGACTACGGCTTTGTGTTCGGCGTGGACGCCCAGGGCGCGGCCCTGCCCGGCTTCCCCCTGCGGCCCTACGGCATCGTCTACCTCAACGGCCCGACCCTGGCCGACCTGGACCGCGACGGCAGCCCCGAGCTTGTGGTGCTCGGATCGTATCTTGAGCAAAGCCAGGGCTCGGTCAACGTCTACACCTGCGCGGACTGGAGTTTTGGCCCGGGCATGGTCCACTGGGCCACGTCCCAGGCCGACAATCGCCGCAGCGGGATGTATAATCCATATCTGCCCGACGATGACGACGACGACACGGGCGATGACGACGATGCGGACGACGATGACGCGGGTGGAGGTGACGACGATGATTGCCCGGGCGACGACGACACAGGCGACGATGCGGTTTGCTGCGGCTAG
- a CDS encoding aminotransferase class III-fold pyridoxal phosphate-dependent enzyme: MSARTDRQRLLKGWAEVFGPAQVESLKALGHDLFEGARGGSHVASSHGARYIDCVSGAGAYNLGRRHPALVAAVREAMAQTDQGNFPMISEEKGKLAQALAQFAPGDLECSMFSVMRGEAFDFACKLARGFTGRPGLVAPQGSCFGQTGFALALSAREDADDFAPAMPQCATFTWGDLEAAKRAIDERTAALLIEPIQVENGCREADAEQLRELQRICRSRGALFVIDETQSGFGRCGARFAFEEAGLEPDVLIVGEALGGGLFPIAATLFTQRVNSFMNDHPLIHLSTFGGSDLGCLVARRALEIYQAQQPWHNARAMGDRLRTACEELAAKHGNKLHKVQGSGLLISLCLSSKARARKLCKLLAVHGVLSLPAEVDRRCVLLRPSLLLSTLDADDIQSAVAAALETL; encoded by the coding sequence ATGAGCGCCCGCACTGATAGGCAACGGCTGCTCAAAGGCTGGGCCGAGGTCTTCGGACCGGCGCAGGTCGAGAGCCTCAAGGCGCTGGGACACGATCTGTTCGAGGGGGCGCGCGGCGGATCGCACGTCGCGTCAAGCCACGGCGCGCGCTACATCGACTGCGTGAGCGGAGCCGGCGCGTACAACCTGGGCCGACGCCATCCGGCGCTGGTCGCCGCGGTGCGTGAAGCCATGGCACAGACCGATCAGGGCAACTTCCCGATGATCTCCGAGGAGAAGGGCAAGCTGGCCCAGGCCCTGGCGCAGTTCGCGCCGGGCGATCTGGAGTGCTCGATGTTCAGCGTCATGCGCGGCGAGGCGTTCGACTTCGCCTGCAAGCTGGCCCGCGGATTTACCGGGCGGCCAGGACTGGTCGCGCCCCAGGGCTCGTGCTTTGGCCAGACCGGGTTCGCCTTGGCGCTATCGGCTCGCGAGGACGCCGATGACTTCGCGCCTGCCATGCCCCAGTGCGCGACCTTTACTTGGGGCGATCTCGAGGCCGCGAAAAGGGCGATTGACGAGCGCACGGCCGCGCTGTTGATCGAGCCGATCCAGGTCGAGAACGGCTGCCGCGAGGCTGACGCCGAGCAGCTGCGCGAGCTGCAACGGATCTGCCGCAGCCGCGGCGCGTTGTTTGTGATCGACGAAACCCAGAGCGGGTTCGGCCGCTGCGGCGCGCGTTTCGCATTCGAGGAGGCGGGGCTGGAGCCCGACGTGCTGATCGTGGGCGAGGCGTTGGGCGGCGGCCTGTTCCCCATCGCGGCCACGCTGTTTACACAGCGCGTCAACAGCTTTATGAACGACCACCCGTTGATCCACCTTTCGACCTTCGGCGGATCGGACCTGGGCTGTCTGGTCGCGCGCCGGGCGCTGGAGATCTATCAGGCCCAGCAGCCCTGGCACAACGCGCGCGCAATGGGCGATCGTCTGCGCACGGCGTGCGAGGAGCTCGCTGCCAAACACGGCAACAAGCTGCACAAGGTGCAGGGAAGCGGCCTGTTGATCAGCCTGTGCCTAAGCAGCAAGGCCCGCGCGCGTAAACTATGCAAACTTTTAGCGGTCCACGGCGTGCTGTCTCTGCCCGCCGAGGTCGACCGGCGTTGCGTGCTGTTGCGGCCCAGCCTGCTGCTGAGCACCCTCGATGCCGACGATATCCAGAGCGCGGTCGCCGCGGCCCTGGAAACACTGTAG
- a CDS encoding zinc-binding dehydrogenase translates to MRALFFDNDIRRILAVKALSKVDKLAALRRFAPVRYAVVPEPELPNGRWLKVRNKSCGLCGTDIHLILMDLDPLSFPAALPGLQRKFLGHELLGEVLEVGDDVGDFAPGQRVVQRIDWPSCFQLEIDPPCARCAEGSYMLCENLGKRPMPIVNVGGGFSPRMVMHRSQPFKVPDELSDERAQLIEPTASALHGVLRRPPRPGEKLLVIGAGTIGLLCLACARALEPEAEVYVLARHKFQREAARRMGATAVLSDDNGLLRKAAGLTDGAHHRGMFGNQILLGGFDAVYDSVGNDHTLQSSLRLARAGGDVVLVGINMTPGKFDYTPIWNQEITLHGINSHAVEADGRNTFERAAELLADPRFPAEGLITHRLPMKRWSDAVKLFLDKGRSGAIKIVLEH, encoded by the coding sequence ATGCGCGCGCTGTTTTTCGACAACGACATCCGGCGCATCCTGGCGGTCAAGGCGCTGTCCAAGGTCGACAAACTGGCCGCGTTGCGCCGCTTTGCCCCGGTGCGCTACGCCGTGGTCCCGGAGCCCGAGTTGCCCAATGGGCGCTGGCTGAAAGTGCGCAATAAAAGCTGCGGCCTGTGCGGCACGGACATCCACCTGATCCTGATGGATCTCGATCCGCTGAGCTTCCCCGCGGCGCTGCCGGGATTGCAGCGCAAGTTCTTGGGCCACGAGCTGCTGGGCGAGGTGCTTGAGGTTGGCGACGATGTCGGCGATTTCGCGCCGGGCCAGCGCGTGGTGCAGCGCATCGACTGGCCCTCGTGCTTTCAGCTCGAGATCGATCCGCCCTGTGCGCGTTGCGCCGAGGGCAGCTACATGCTGTGCGAGAACCTGGGCAAGCGGCCGATGCCGATCGTCAACGTTGGCGGCGGATTTTCACCACGGATGGTGATGCACCGCTCCCAGCCGTTCAAGGTCCCCGACGAGCTGTCCGACGAGCGCGCGCAGTTGATCGAGCCTACGGCCAGCGCGCTGCACGGCGTACTGCGACGGCCGCCGCGGCCGGGCGAAAAACTGCTGGTGATCGGCGCGGGAACCATCGGCCTGCTGTGCCTAGCCTGCGCCCGCGCCCTGGAGCCCGAGGCCGAGGTCTACGTGCTGGCGCGCCACAAGTTCCAGCGCGAGGCAGCCCGGCGCATGGGAGCGACCGCAGTGCTGAGCGACGACAACGGCCTGCTGCGCAAGGCAGCCGGACTTACCGACGGCGCGCACCATCGCGGGATGTTCGGCAACCAGATTTTGCTCGGCGGATTCGACGCGGTCTACGATTCGGTGGGCAACGACCACACATTGCAAAGCTCGCTGCGACTGGCGCGCGCGGGCGGCGACGTGGTGCTGGTGGGAATCAACATGACACCGGGCAAGTTCGACTACACGCCGATCTGGAACCAGGAGATCACGCTGCACGGGATCAACAGCCACGCGGTGGAGGCCGACGGCCGCAACACCTTTGAGCGCGCGGCCGAGCTGTTGGCCGACCCGCGCTTCCCGGCCGAGGGACTTATCACCCACCGCCTGCCGATGAAGCGCTGGAGCGACGCGGTCAAGCTGTTTCTGGACAAGGGCCGCTCAGGCGCGATCAAGATCGTGTTGGAACACTGA
- a CDS encoding Na/Pi symporter: MAEEPRWKKYLRVLFFLFVLYLFFISIESMGGALKLFGRGFAESLMQATTNPFVGLLMGLLATSIIQSSSSTTSIIVGMVACGSLTLEGAIPMVMGANIGTSVTAVLVSLGHITRKAEFRRAFIGATMHDMFNIMAVIIVLPLEISTHFLARSSMFIALTLEGAGGLKFVSPLKLIVSPVVKLARELFVWIGGESTTTAAVLMLIFALLLLFLSLKLMVGTMKKLIFGRVESIMHDYLFKSTLRALVIGAAITALIQSSSITTSLVVPLMGAGILSLEAVFPFTVGANIGTTVTALLASLVTGQATPLAVALSHLLFNICGAVVFVPLRRIPIGVAKLLGRLVDKGRIFAFLYVLLVFFVIPIACILIFD, from the coding sequence TTGGCGGAAGAGCCCAGGTGGAAAAAGTACCTCAGGGTGCTGTTCTTCCTTTTCGTATTGTACCTATTCTTCATCAGCATCGAATCGATGGGCGGGGCGCTCAAGCTCTTCGGCCGCGGGTTCGCCGAAAGCCTGATGCAGGCCACGACCAACCCGTTCGTTGGCCTGCTGATGGGCCTGTTGGCCACGAGCATCATCCAGAGTTCGTCGTCCACGACCTCGATTATCGTCGGTATGGTCGCCTGCGGCTCGCTGACCCTCGAGGGCGCGATCCCGATGGTAATGGGCGCCAACATCGGCACCAGCGTAACCGCGGTGCTGGTCTCGTTGGGGCACATCACGCGCAAGGCCGAGTTCAGGCGCGCGTTTATCGGCGCAACGATGCACGACATGTTCAACATCATGGCCGTGATCATCGTCCTGCCGCTTGAGATCTCGACCCACTTTCTGGCGCGCAGCTCGATGTTCATCGCCCTGACCCTCGAGGGGGCCGGTGGACTAAAGTTCGTCAGCCCGTTGAAGCTGATCGTCTCGCCGGTGGTAAAGCTGGCCAGGGAGCTGTTCGTCTGGATCGGCGGCGAATCGACGACCACGGCGGCGGTACTGATGCTGATCTTCGCCCTGCTCCTGCTGTTCCTCAGCCTCAAGCTGATGGTCGGCACGATGAAGAAACTGATCTTCGGCCGGGTCGAGTCGATCATGCACGACTACCTGTTCAAGAGCACCTTGCGCGCATTGGTGATCGGAGCGGCGATCACCGCGCTGATCCAATCCAGCTCGATCACCACCTCGCTGGTTGTTCCGCTGATGGGCGCCGGGATTCTCTCGCTTGAGGCGGTCTTCCCCTTTACCGTGGGCGCGAACATCGGCACGACCGTCACCGCCCTGCTGGCCTCGTTGGTCACCGGCCAGGCAACTCCGCTGGCCGTGGCGTTGTCCCACCTGTTGTTCAACATCTGTGGAGCTGTGGTGTTCGTACCACTGCGCAGGATTCCCATCGGTGTGGCCAAGCTGCTTGGGCGACTGGTCGACAAGGGCAGGATCTTCGCCTTCCTTTACGTTTTGCTAGTATTTTTTGTAATACCCATAGCGTGCATCCTCATCTTTGATTAG
- a CDS encoding sigma-70 family RNA polymerase sigma factor, with protein MSDRPRKPDPDVELIKRVKTGDKSAFNTLVVKYQGRVYSLTLRMVSNHHLAEELTQEIFLKVYQKIGSFRGEAMFSTWLYQVSANHTRNKLKYLKRRAYFRTQSLDQPLETQDGEMPRQVADDTFDPEKMAGSAEIRGIVQSKIADLPEDYRLVILLRDIQGLSYEEIAKVTGAVEGTIKSRLHRARNMLKESLRTVLSEGI; from the coding sequence ATGTCCGATAGGCCCCGGAAACCGGACCCAGACGTTGAGCTGATCAAACGGGTCAAAACAGGGGATAAATCGGCATTCAATACCCTGGTGGTGAAGTATCAGGGCCGGGTCTACAGCCTGACCCTGAGAATGGTGTCCAACCATCACCTTGCAGAGGAGTTGACGCAGGAGATCTTCTTGAAAGTTTATCAGAAGATCGGAAGTTTTCGCGGCGAGGCAATGTTCTCGACCTGGCTGTACCAGGTATCGGCGAACCACACTCGCAACAAGCTTAAATACCTCAAGCGCCGCGCCTACTTCCGGACTCAATCGTTGGATCAGCCGCTGGAAACCCAGGACGGTGAAATGCCGCGCCAGGTGGCGGACGATACCTTCGATCCTGAGAAAATGGCGGGCAGCGCGGAGATTCGCGGGATAGTACAGTCCAAAATCGCTGATCTTCCCGAGGATTATCGATTGGTGATCCTGCTGCGCGACATCCAGGGACTGAGCTACGAGGAGATCGCCAAGGTCACCGGAGCGGTGGAGGGCACCATTAAAAGCAGATTGCACCGGGCGCGCAACATGCTCAAGGAGAGCCTGCGCACGGTGCTCAGCGAGGGGATATAG
- a CDS encoding PhoU domain-containing protein, producing the protein MFTRFFRALSTGDLLQSALKQANSMLQISEEMFIAVTDLLLYRKPLLYDIYRQDQEINRMEMEVRKKVLEHLSLYPKQDIVASLTLTTMIVSVERLGDYSKNIYELASLYPESFDGAPCATDLVEQTKKVLSEFGLTTRAIKHELRDDAQTVLVMHRSISQACDQIVGNYAKSGVGNAKEAVMCVLYSRYLKRTSAHLMNIASIALNPFDRIGFYPLKATKAEELESIFGYASGPENEDDE; encoded by the coding sequence ATGTTCACGAGATTCTTCAGGGCTCTGAGCACGGGCGATTTATTGCAAAGCGCCCTGAAGCAGGCCAACTCCATGCTGCAAATCTCAGAGGAGATGTTCATCGCGGTCACCGACCTGCTGCTCTACCGCAAGCCGCTGCTGTACGACATCTACCGCCAGGACCAAGAGATCAACCGGATGGAGATGGAGGTACGCAAGAAAGTACTTGAGCACCTCTCGCTGTACCCCAAGCAGGACATTGTCGCCTCGCTGACCCTGACCACGATGATCGTCTCGGTCGAACGCCTGGGCGATTACTCCAAAAACATCTACGAGCTGGCCTCTCTCTACCCTGAATCGTTCGATGGCGCGCCGTGCGCCACCGACCTGGTCGAGCAGACCAAGAAGGTGCTCAGCGAGTTCGGGCTGACCACCAGGGCGATCAAGCACGAGCTGCGGGATGACGCCCAGACCGTGCTGGTCATGCACCGCTCGATCTCCCAGGCCTGCGACCAGATCGTCGGCAACTATGCCAAGAGCGGCGTGGGGAACGCCAAGGAAGCCGTGATGTGCGTGCTGTACTCGCGCTACCTCAAGCGCACCAGCGCCCACCTGATGAACATCGCCTCGATCGCCCTCAATCCGTTCGACCGCATCGGCTTCTACCCGCTCAAGGCGACCAAGGCCGAGGAACTCGAGTCGATCTTCGGCTATGCCTCGGGGCCCGAAAACGAGGACGACGAATAG